From the genome of Rhodopirellula bahusiensis:
GCACGCCCCATCATGCAATCGACCACCCCTTCTGATTTCCCCACTGTCGCGAACGCTCCCGTCTCGCCCGTTGTTTCCCCCTCAGGTGATGCATCGGCCGACGTCGACGGTCGATTGTCGTTTTCCGCCGCTCGCCATCCGTCGGCTCTGAATGTGACTCGCGAAATCCGGGTGTTGCATGTCGTCAACGGCGAACACTTCTCAGGTGCCGAACGCGTTCAATCTCACCTGGGACGTTGCCTGCCCGATCTCCACGTCACCGCTGATTTTGCCTGCGTCAAACCAGGACGATTCGCTGACATGCTAGAAGAACATCAATCCGGCGTCGCAGTAGAAAACTGGGGACAATGCCATCGCGTTCCCATGCGACACCGCTTGGACTGGACCGCCATCAAACGACTCGCACGAGTCATGTCAGAGGGCGAGTACGAAATGCTTCACGCTCACACGCCACGCACCGCGATGCTCGCTTCGGTCGTTTCCAAATGGACCGGCCGTCCGTGGGTCTACCATGTCCACAGTCCAGCCGGCCGGGATTGCGAACGAGCTTGGGCGAACCGTATCAACGCTTGGACTGAACGCAGGTCGCTTGCGAATTGCTCGCACTTGATCACCGTATCCAACAGTCTTCGTGAAGACACCATCCAACAAGGTTTTCCGGCAGAGCAAGTCACGGTGGTTCACAACGGCGTCCCTGCCATTCGCCCACCCCGTAAGTCCAAACCCACCATCGGCGGTCGTTGGACCATCGGCATGGTCGCATTGATGCGATCCCGCAAGGGACTGGAAGTGGTCTTGGATGCTTTGGCGATCCTGAACAACGTCGGTACCGAAGTCACCCTTCGCTGTATCGGTCCGTTTGAAACAGAAGCCTACCGCCAGCAGATCGACTCACAAATAAGCGACCTTGGAATTGGGCACCTGATCGATTGGGTTGGATTCACACAAGACGTTCCCGGCGAACTAGCTCGTCTGGATGCCATGGTGCTGCCAAGCCTTTATGGCGAAGGCCTGCCGATGGTCGTCTTGGAATCGATGGCGGCGGGAACGCCCGTCATTGCCACCTCGGTCGAAGGCACCCCCGAAGCCATCCGTCACGGCGTCGAAGGTGTCCTTGCCGAACCCCGCGATGCGGAATCATTGGCGGAACAAATCCAAGCGATGGTCTCGGGACAATATGATTGGCAATCCATGTCCGATTCCGCCGTGACGCGTCACCACCAATGTTTTAGCGACCACACGATGGCCCACGGCGTGGCGAAGGTCTACCGTCGCGTTTTGGATCCGATTGGTCACCCCAACGAAGGCTGATCCCGCGA
Proteins encoded in this window:
- a CDS encoding glycosyltransferase family 4 protein, with translation MQSTTPSDFPTVANAPVSPVVSPSGDASADVDGRLSFSAARHPSALNVTREIRVLHVVNGEHFSGAERVQSHLGRCLPDLHVTADFACVKPGRFADMLEEHQSGVAVENWGQCHRVPMRHRLDWTAIKRLARVMSEGEYEMLHAHTPRTAMLASVVSKWTGRPWVYHVHSPAGRDCERAWANRINAWTERRSLANCSHLITVSNSLREDTIQQGFPAEQVTVVHNGVPAIRPPRKSKPTIGGRWTIGMVALMRSRKGLEVVLDALAILNNVGTEVTLRCIGPFETEAYRQQIDSQISDLGIGHLIDWVGFTQDVPGELARLDAMVLPSLYGEGLPMVVLESMAAGTPVIATSVEGTPEAIRHGVEGVLAEPRDAESLAEQIQAMVSGQYDWQSMSDSAVTRHHQCFSDHTMAHGVAKVYRRVLDPIGHPNEG